In Mycobacterium branderi, the DNA window AGAACGACCGGGAGAACTTCAAGGGCATCGACATCATGCGCACGGTGCGCAGCTTCGACCCGTGCCTGCCGTGTGGTGTGCACATGTACCTGGGCAACGGCAAGACGCTGGAGCGGCTGCACTCGCCGACGCAATCTGCAACCGGGGAGTGATGAATGACGGATCGCCCCAAGGAGATTCAGGGGGACGCGCAATGGCGCACGGCGGGCGATCGGATCCAGACTCTGCTGGACGCCACCGCGGCCGGCGGGGCCGCCGCACGTGAACGCGCCGAGCAGCTGGTCCGGGAGGTAGTCGAGCTCTACGGCGAGGGCCTGGCCCGGATCGTGGGCACGGTCGACGATCCGGCTGTCATGGAGCGCCTCGCGGGCGACGACTTGGTGGCCAGCCTGCTGCTGGTGCATGGTTTGCACCCGCACGATCTGTCCCGGCGGGTGTCGGACGCACTGGACCGGGTGCGTCCCTACCTCGGTTCGCATGGCGGTGACGTGCACCTGCTCGACGTCGATGGCGACACCGTGCGGCTGCAGTTCGCCGGTAGCTGCAGGAGCTGCCCGTCGTCGGCCGTCACGCTCGAGCTGGCGGTCCAGGACGCGATTCGTGCTGCGGCACCGGAGGTTTCGTCGATCGAGGTGGTGACCGCCGAAGCCGAATCGTCGGTGATTCCGGCCGACTCCCTGCTGGCGAAGGTCCGTTCCAACGGCGGATCCGCCTGGCATCAGGTGCCCGACATCGCGGACCTGACTTCCGGTGAAGTGGGCGGCTTCCTCGTCGAGGGCACCGTGGTGTTGGCCTGCCGCGTGGGTGAGGCGCTGTACGCCTACCGCGACCACTGCCCGGGTTGTGACGGGTCGCTTGCAGGTGCGGAACTGCGTGGTGCCGTGCTGCGCTGCCCGCGCTGTCACGCGCATTTCGACGTCGTCCATGCGGGCGGCGGGCTGGACGACGCGACCGCGCATCTGGATCCGATCCCGCTGCTGGAGCGCGACGGGGTGCTGTCTCTCGCGATGCCGGCCGAACCTTTGGGGGCGCCCGCATGACCACCCCCTACGACGTGCTGGCGCGCATCACCACCAACCGGCGAGCCCCTGAACCAGTCGGCGAGCGGTGCGAGATGTGCTCGGAACCGATCGCCGGCGAGCACCAGCACGTCGTGAATGTGTCTGCGCGAGCACTGATGTGCGTCTGCCGGGCCTGCTATCTGCTGTTCACCGACTCCCAGGCGGAGCTACGCTACCGCGCGGTGCCCGATCGGTATCTGGCGTTCCCGGATTTCGCATTGGACCGCCGTGCGTGGGAGGCGTTGCAGATCCCGGTCGGGGTGGCGTTCTTCTTCCGCAACTCGGCTCTCGGACGCACGGTGGCCTTCTATCCCGGCCCGGCCGGGGCATGCGAATCGGAACTGGATTTGGACGCCTGGACCGCGATCAGCGCCGCCGACTCTCGGGTTGCTCTGCTGGCCGACGACGTCGAGGCACTGCTGGTGCGAGTGCCGGACAATGGGCAACCCGAAAGCTATCTGGTCCCGATCGACGCCTGCTACGAATTCGTCGGACGGCTGCGCATGCTGTGGCGCGGCTTCGACGGCGGCCAGGACGCACGGGAGTTCATCGACGAATTCTTCGCGAACGTCGCGGCGCGCAGCAGAAAGACACCGCGATGACCGGCCAGCCAGACGT includes these proteins:
- a CDS encoding NifU family protein encodes the protein MTDRPKEIQGDAQWRTAGDRIQTLLDATAAGGAAARERAEQLVREVVELYGEGLARIVGTVDDPAVMERLAGDDLVASLLLVHGLHPHDLSRRVSDALDRVRPYLGSHGGDVHLLDVDGDTVRLQFAGSCRSCPSSAVTLELAVQDAIRAAAPEVSSIEVVTAEAESSVIPADSLLAKVRSNGGSAWHQVPDIADLTSGEVGGFLVEGTVVLACRVGEALYAYRDHCPGCDGSLAGAELRGAVLRCPRCHAHFDVVHAGGGLDDATAHLDPIPLLERDGVLSLAMPAEPLGAPA
- a CDS encoding DUF5947 family protein — translated: MTTPYDVLARITTNRRAPEPVGERCEMCSEPIAGEHQHVVNVSARALMCVCRACYLLFTDSQAELRYRAVPDRYLAFPDFALDRRAWEALQIPVGVAFFFRNSALGRTVAFYPGPAGACESELDLDAWTAISAADSRVALLADDVEALLVRVPDNGQPESYLVPIDACYEFVGRLRMLWRGFDGGQDAREFIDEFFANVAARSRKTPR